The following DNA comes from Gopherus flavomarginatus isolate rGopFla2 chromosome 5, rGopFla2.mat.asm, whole genome shotgun sequence.
cctctacagcatggaGCATGAGACACTTGCTGGGATTATCTGCGTGTATCTCACTTAATCAGTTCCTGGCCTCAGGccttggtgcacctcagtccctcctattctctgtctGTGAGCGATAATATTTTGGTGTAATGTCAGTTGTTGGGTTAGTGTGCTGGTGCTGGATGGTGTTggtgacctgtgatatacaggaggtcagacaagataactaggtggtcccttctggccttaaactttgaCTCACCTTCCATTCGAGCTACATTACATCGTTCATTTTCCAAGGATAACGCCTGCTGTTACTCTCATAGGCTCAGAGGGGCTTCTCAGAATTAAAGATGAGAATCAGAAGCTTTACCGCAGGGCTCTGAGGCAtcaggagaagaaagagaagatCCAGAGACATAACCGCAAGCTCGGAGACCtagtggagaaaaaaaattacgATTTGAGAAGCCAACACAAACACTTGGCAAATCTTCGACAGTCACACATACTGGAGCTAACGTCTGTCATTTTTCCCATTGAGGAAGTGAAGACTGGCGTGAGGTATGgaatacagaattatttttttaggACAGAAAGCTGAACACAAGTTGATAGATTTGCTTTCTAAGTATTGATCTGTATCTTGTGGTCCTAATAAAACAAACTGGTATATTGGGGACTGTGACCGGGgtcctagtggggagccagctgtggtcgctcagttagggtgaactgcaaagaatggggcagacagtcGCCATAAAGCTGATGGATATTCCAATATTcaccaaaccagcacaaaacaactTCATTACCTACCTtaatccaaacaacacagttcccttagtGATCCAGTCTCAGGCCCCCATTCACGTACCCACTTCAAATATGATGAACAATTCTGTAAATCTTcagcatataaaagaaaaggttctaccaatcccaaaggatcggacacgttacctcccaggttattgaatattccatatcttacccaaatacatgcttacagccaattctcattaactaaactaaaaatttttaaaaaacgaGAGAGTATGCCTAAAAGATGAATATACATACAGACGTGAGTTCAATCCATCGAGGTGCAGATTcttagcagagatggtgagctttgtagttgcaaagagttttttcagaaatagttcataggttataatccaatgtccaaaTCACATATTCACGGCTACCAGcgtaactgggacctcagtcttgcaactcatacttcccctgatgaagtctaagcagatctgagatgacagaatcaggaccataGGATCTTTTgtacaatttcatgtcttttgacaagttggaaTTCCACAGGGAACAAAAATTAattgactttgaaggaggtccatcaccggTACTTAGCTATATGAAGGAACATAAGGCCACTACTTATTCTCCCACCGTTCACGGTACAgtcaaagagagatgaatgctgagatatcccatgtttacaattcatttacgTGATAGGATGTTTTTTTGACCTCTGATtgtcagaatacagcatagacagggactgttgattacattgtccacCTTACTCCTACCATATGTAAATATACAAAAACAAACATCATCTCCCTaagtcttttgagggttatttattttgcaggatgtttaaccctttctagccatgcgtCACAGGGACATAAATAGTAAGTGGATTGTGCACTTAATTTTAAACACTATTTTCTGACATTACGTTCTAAActtcttttttttcaaaacaacttATTGTATATTTCAGTACTTGTCCAGTTATGAACCCTTCACCCTTTAATAGGAAGTCATCACgtaggccccaatccagcaaggtatttaagcatgtgcccaAAGGACATGAATAGTTCCATCAATGAGAGGACTCATGTAATTAGTCCGGCATGTACTTAAGTGACATGCTGAACTGGAGTCATGGGCTGGACTGAGGAATGGCCAGTACAGCCTTTGCAACACTGACCACTACAAGTTCCCATATTCACCCAAAGAGTTTGACTGTGTGTTGCAGTGGATCTGTTGAACAAAGTAAGGAAAGTTGAAACTCTGTAAAAGGAAACTTTATAGACCAATCAAATAAAACATACTGGaagatttaaataaacaaaaaactggGATCTTTGATCAGAAGATGCAAAAAAAAGTAATCCTGGGAGCAGAGATTTTTGCAAGTTATTGTTTCAGGAATTTTGCTGTCTTTGATATGTGGCTAAATGGCTGCCAAATCCATTGCCTGTATTAAAGGGCTCTAAAACCCCTGTGTAACAATGTTTTTTTCAGAGACCCTGCAGATGTTTCATCTGAGAGTGACAATGCCATGACCTCTAGCACTGTGAGCAAGCTTGCAGAAGCCAGGAGAACAACGTATCTCTCTGGGAGATGGGTGTGCGATGACCACAACGGGGACACCAGCATCAGCATTGCAGGGCCTTGGATAAGTCTTCCTAATAATGGAGACTATTCAGCTTATTACAATTGGGTGGAAGAGAAAAAAACTACACAAGGACCAGGTAAGAAGCAAAGTCTTATTGACTTTCTCAGTGATCTGGCTCAGTCTGTAGAACTTTGTTGTGCAGCCAGCAGAAGGCACTTCAGGACTGAGACCTCCCCAGATTATTGTGCAGATGAGCCATTTCACCATAGTtctaaagaatcatagaataccagggttggaagggacctcaggaggtcatctaagtccaaccccctgctcatagcgagaccaatccccaactaaatccccaaatggccccctcaagggctgaactcacaaccctggatttagcaggccaatgatcaaaccactgagctatccctcccgatTGCTCCTAAAGGGATCAAATCTTTGTAATTCTCTTCTGATGGGGAGACACTAGTGAGGTATATAATACAGAAGTGTAAGAGAAGAAAAACAATGGCAGTTGTTGTTAATGTGGTTTACATGCTGTAGAGCAATTGTTACAATTATTCCAAGAATTACTGTTTTCTGCCAACTCCTGGCAGCCTTGTTGTGACCGAGAATTGGATTCCCAAGGTTCTGAATACCGATAAATGACACTGTCTTGGGTCTGTTTCATTAACAGATCAACCTGATATGATTAAAGCCGTATTGGAAtgatttctttatttcttttagaTATGGAGCACAATAATCCTGCCTATACCATCAGTGCTGCATTGTGCTATGCAACTCAACTCGTTAACATTTTGTCTCATATACTTGATGTAAATCTTCCCAAGAAGTTGTGTAACAGGCAAGTAGTTCCGCATTTTTAAGAAGCTGAATCCCTGACCACTTTTGAGCTGCCTTTAGTTCATTCCTGTTCTGAGAGTATATTCTACAGGAAGCTGTTACCTGGGCTGACTGGTTTGTAATGGCTTTACGTTTACATTTTTGTGCAACGTACTTGTCTTTGGGGGGTGCTAATAGGAGCTTGGAGCCCAGCTGATGTTTCTGAGAGCCCAGAGTTTTCGGGATAGGTCGGATTTGCAGCTTTTCACTACAAGCATTCAGTGACTTCAATTTAGGAATGAAATATGACATAGGATTAATATAACACCTCTCATCCGAAAGGAACCCGCAGAGCTTCAGTTCTATGGCCCAATTCAACAACTTAGTCATGGGACTCAGTACTAGTCATGCTGAGAAAGGGCTGCAGCATGGAGCTGGATAATGCGCACTGCCCCACTacaatgcagccatctctggggtggggaaCCAAACCAATGGGAAGCACTATGCAAACTCCACATTTTTTAGAAGTGCCATTGAGTCTTTAATGTCCGTGCAGGGCAGATATCCAGCAGACTATATGGAGTTCAATTTGTCTACCTAGGCTGGTGAGGGCTCAGTCAACCCTGCAGAGGTCTGAACCAAAAGCTAGAGAGACTTTCAGTATTTAAAGCTAGAGGTTTAGGCTGTTAAGAGGAATGGGCATAATGGGCCTTTCTGTTCTCCTAACTTACCCCTATTGAAGCCAGTGGCAATATTCACGAAAATAAGGTGGGCAGAATCTGGCGCCAAATGGGTGTTGTCTGGTAAAAATTAGTGAGCATGCAAGGTGAGGATATGTGCTCTCACAAATACTCCAGACACTGGTTCTATGATTTgatttaaacaaatgtttaaCATGGGCGTGTTTATCTGTAAGCATATGGTGATAAGCCAAGGCAGAGTGCTATGAAATACTGATCAAGTTACTGACTCAAGACAATACGAACAGcttttcagtttgtgtgtgtgtgtgtttgtcctttTTTTACCAGCGAGTTCTGTAGCGAGAACCTCAGCAGGCGGAAGTTTACTCAGGCAGTGAAGAAGCTGAATGCCAATATCctttatctttgtttttctcaGGTCTGGTGAATACATATTTAGattcttttaatatattttaaaataactggaGTTAAAAGACTCCTCcagtaaccattttttttcctctctctcccttttttctaGCATGTAAATTTAGATTTATTGCATCCACTACATACGCTCAGGAACCTTATGTACCTGGTCAGTCCAGACACTGAAAACTTGGGCAGGTAAATAGATGGAACGTTTGTGTCTTGTCTTCATAATGtagaatttctttttaaatttgaaaGGTTTGACTTAGCATCATGGTTAGTATTGCTAGAAGGGGCTGATCCTGCTCCTTTCTCTGAAGCTGTGGAAGGTGCTGACCTAGCAAACCAGAGGGGTTCCTATGTGGCAATCAAGATGGTTCCCAtgtggaaaggaaggaggagagCGTTGGGGACCCTGGTTGGGGACCTGTATGTAATAAAAGTCTGTCCACGTTTTTAAAAAGATGATGTAgaattggagagagtgcagaaaaGAGCGAAAAAATTATCTGAAGGCTTTAGAAAATGCTTTAGAAGGAGAGACAAAAAGAgatcaatctgtttagcttatcagaaAGAAGATCGAGAGGTATAACCTTGCTGATGAGCTACAAGGGAATCAACATGCTGCCAAACGATGATGgaatttgtattattttttttcagtttgttttttaaaaaagtccaggaaattatatttaaaagaaactACATTAAACGAACGTTATGGTTGAGAAGACTTGAAAATTGGGAAATGCCACCTGTGCTGTTGGATGCCCTGTGCACACCAGGCAGGAGATAGGAGTTAGAGGGCCATTCCTGGTCTTCTCAGGTCAAGATGGGGGCAGAAAATAAACCCATGCTTCTTACGTGGCCACACGGAACA
Coding sequences within:
- the ATG14 gene encoding beclin 1-associated autophagy-related key regulator, which translates into the protein MEGKRITDQLRWKIMSCKMRIEQLKQTICKENDEMSRSSEGLLRIKDENQKLYRRALRHQEKKEKIQRHNRKLGDLVEKKNYDLRSQHKHLANLRQSHILELTSVIFPIEEVKTGVRDPADVSSESDNAMTSSTVSKLAEARRTTYLSGRWVCDDHNGDTSISIAGPWISLPNNGDYSAYYNWVEEKKTTQGPDMEHNNPAYTISAALCYATQLVNILSHILDVNLPKKLCNRQFCSENLSRRKFTQAVKKLNANILYLCFSQHVNLDLLHPLHTLRNLMYLVSPDTENLGRSGPFEVSADLEDSMEFVDPGAAGETDESGDEHVSDEETDLGTDWENLPSPRFCDIPSQPVEMLQSQSTQASQPIASSSAGGMISSAAASVTSWFKAYTGHR